TTATTTAGGTGGTTCTGGCTTAGGATATCTCACAAAGGTGCAGTTAAGGTGTGTGCTGGGTCTGTGTTCATCCAAGATGTAAGTGGAGCTGAGGCTGTACTTCCAGCCTCTGCCACATGGCTGTGGTTTGGCAGGCTTAGTTCTTCCTTGCATGGGCCTCTCCATAGTCCTTACCACAACAAAGAAATGGCTTCCCCAGAGCAAGCGATCCATAGGGACAGACTAAGATAGAagccatgatttaaaaaatttgttataACCTAATGTTGGAAGTGAAATAGcatcacttaaaaatttttttttttcaatcctcacctgaggatatttttgtattgatttctttcttttttttagagagagtggaagggagagaggagaggtttAGAGAGTGACATTAAggtgagagacacactgattggctaCCCTCCCCACGTGCCTggaccagggaccagggctggggatggaaatgaaaccgaggtacatgccttgaccaagaatctaacctgagacccttcattcTGAGGGCCGacacttcatccactgagccaactggccagggctgcatcacttaaaaaaaaaaaaaaaaaaaaaaaaagcctttattgatttgagagagagaaagagagaaatattgatcagttgcctcctgtaccctgaccggggatggaacctgaaacatGGGTATGTGCTCTAACTGgtattgaactggtgacctttcggtgcatgggatgatgctcaaccagctgagccacactggccagggcaacatcaCTTTTGATACATTCTGTTGGTTACACAGACCAGCCCTGGTATAAATTGGGAGGGGACTACACAGTTTAGACATATTAGGAGGGTGGGGACCATTGTGGGGCCATCTTGGGGGTTAGTTACCACAATTTTCCAAGAGTTAAGGCTTTATGGAAATGAGAAGTGCCTCCTTCTAAAAAGACTTTTTACCTAAAAATATTAGTTTCTTGGTTGAAAACAGTACAATCCTTACAAACAGATTTGACTCATGCTGTTTCTTTCTGTTTGCTAGGTATTACTGCAATGTCTGTGACTGTGTTGTGAAGGACTCCATCAACTTCCTGGATCACATTAATGGAAAGAAACGTAAGGCTTGGAGTTGGGTTGTGGCTGGGGCTGGAATCAGGCTTTGGTGTCAGGGATGGGGTAAGGGTGGTTTCTGTTAGGTCTTTCCTTTAACACGTTGTATGCGGGAAACgcatttatacgttttacgttgactggtagtagagcgcgggacacgtattaatacgttttttatagactagcagtagaatgtgggtaacgtataaatacgtttattttgaTACTTTTTTATTCCTAAAGGAATGttaacatgcagatatacgaattccataggacaaaatttgggtctctaacacatacaatggtgaattatgtatgtacttccaggtataacggtaatctattcaactgcgTAGAGTCATCCCTTCACACAATTCTCTGCCTCGCCACGCATTCAGTgcgattctaagaaaaataattcagtatacattttatagtaaatcacaaaaagtttcattgaaaaaaaatatgtaaaactaaagttatcgtaattttactgaacgttgccatttgcgcaaaaaattagcaaaaatggcccgcgccacctgttagcgcacgataaaaactacccgcaaacaatgtgttaatgcCTAGGGAACTCTCCAGTTGCCTCAGCACAAGTTATCTGTTACTTCATTATTTAATGTTTCTGGAGGCCGTGAAGTGAGACACTGTTCCAGGCTCTCGACAAGCCAATCCACGGTTTTCTGGGTTAAGGTGTCCCCACTGACATGCATCTGCTTTAAGGGAAGTTTAAAGCCATTTGCATCCCATTAATCTGGGACTGCAGGTTCTGGAATCAAGTAAAGCCAAGggagttttgtttctgttttagcTTTAATTATTTTTGCTGTGTGTTTTATGagaagatgttaaaaaaaatgtcagcTGGAAGCAtgtgagatcttgctccctggcatatgttgTTAAATTGACCcaaataaactctttaaaatttcttaaaggaaaaaatattatcaGGAAAAGACTTGAGGGGCTGAGGATGTTGTCATTGCCTTACCTTCTTCACTGTTGACCCCACCCAGATCAGCGAAACCTGGGCATGTCTATGCGTGTGGAACGTTCCACCTTGGATCAGGTGAAGAAACGTTTTGAAGTCAATAAGAAGAAGATGGAGGAGAAACAAAAGGATTATGATTTTGAGGAAAGGATGAAGGAGCTCAGAGAAGAAGTAAGGCTCTCCTGTccttccatccccctcccccagctttgAATAGTATATTAGGAATCATGGGGAggctgattttctctctctctttaattgaTTCTAAAGTGAGAGGAAgtaggggggggaggggggggggggagagaaacattaatcagttgcctcccgtatgcaccctgacgggatcgaacccaaaacctgggtatgtttCCTTACCTGGAaccaaactggtgaccttttggtgtatgggacaacagtACAGCTAGCCAGAGGAAGGCTGACTTTCTCATTCCACTTCCACCCCCAGAGTATTAGTCCTATCTCTTGAATTTCCGTATATCAGGGGAAACATTGATTGTCCTTATTTGAAACTCTCAGGAATTGAAGGAAATGGCTCTAAacctgtcctttttaaaaataaaatatatatttttattgatttcagagaggaagggagagggggagagagataggaacatcaatgatgagagagattcattgataggctacctcctTCATGCttcccactgggaatcgagcctgcaccccgggcatgtgcccttaaccagaaccaaacccaggacccttcagtccgcaggccgacgcccaaTCTACttaacctgtccttttttttttttctggattctgTGGGCCATATTGTTTATACTACATTAAACAAATGTACCTGGTCTCCACGAGGCTAGTGGAACTATGCTGGGTGGATCAGAATTCTGTTTCCACCACTTACTGGCTACCAATTTTGGGCAAGGTATATAaactgtgcttcagtttcctccgaTTAGATATcttaatatataatatacttaAAGCACTTAGACCAGTTCCTGGCATGTACTGCATTCCTCAGGATGTTAGTTGCTATTAAATGGTTTTGCTTTTATAACTGCATTAACTGGAGATGAACTGGAATGTAGGATTGAGAAGTGTTCTCTACAGGCTAAAATTTCTCTTGTCCTTTACACTCTTTACTGTGGCTTTTCCTCTGCTTTTGAAATTTTACTTGTCTTTAACTATTTTCTCCTAAAAATAGAAAGGAATCTTGAAGCTCATCTATCTTTTTCAACAATGTTTGGCTCAGGAGCCTGAACTGATTCTGAGTGGtttcccccctcacccctccagGAGGAAAAGGCCAAAGCCtacaagaaagagaaacagaaggagaagaaaaggaaggctgAGGAGGACTTGACATTTGAGGAGGATGATGAAATGGCAGCTGTGATGGGCTTCTCTGGCTTTGGTTCCACCAAGAAGAGTTACTGAGGCTTTCTATGATTGGCCCTTTGCTGGGCTTAACTTTGTGGGCGggtcattttttggggggagtacTTGGGAAAGTCCTTAAGTGGCAGTGGGGAGGGCTAGAGGGTGAGTGTTTGTGCTTTCCCTCGACCGTGAGAGAGCACAGGAGGCAGAGGTAATGCTGGGGCGTATTCCTTTAGCCTCAGTGTATCACCCGCGTCACAGGCCCTCTGCCCATCTGCGTTCCCAATAAAGAAAAACCTCTTCTGAGGCTGCTTTCCCAAATCTTCCCCTGCATCTTTCCCTCTTCATCTATCCCGTCTTCTCTGAGCATCCTACATTTTTCCTGTGTTCtgcctttgttttaattttggcTCTTGCTTGGCCTGCCACAGAAATGTTCTCTGGGCCCCCGGGCTCCAGTTGATACCATATCCTTGACcagccactccccaccccctttcctcatCCCCCACTGTGGTTCTCTGGCCACCTGTGCATGCGTGTGTACTTTTGCCTGGGTCAGTAGTATGTGCGGATGTGTGTGCATGAATCTTTCACATAGAGGGAGCCGGAACTAGAACCTCAGAGCATTACTGCTTTGGGGCCCGATGTTCTTGGTTTCTTCAGTGCATGAAACAGGAAATTAAATGGGATGAGTGTTTGGTGTGGATTTTGTCTGTTGAGTTTTTTAACCTTTGTTTTTCATATGTAGACTGTTAAGCTAttcctgtttgttttattttattgaggattaCTCGTTTTTGTCTTCCTTGTGAGCAGGCTCTTGGAAGAACCTGtttgatgcaaaaaagaaaacGGAAAAAAAACAGCAACTCTCATATGGGAGCCTTTGTGTCTCAGAGGCTGTTCAACATGTATAATAAATGGCATTGACTGGGCCTATTTCACATTTGGTGGGAACATTCCATATTTTtccctgtgtattttttttcttcccacgCTGAGGATTTTCCATATACAGTGTATTCTTCTCCCTTCATTTGAGCCCTGTTGCTTTTCCCCCCTTGGTTCCTTCAGCATGAGTTGTATTTTCCTCTAATGGGTTCTCTGTCCAGATGACTCTGAACAGAACTTTTCCTATAATTTTTAACCTCCTTTAATGGTGTTTTAGGAACAGCAGAGCTTCTTGTTGAACTGAAGGTTTCTTTACTACTACAATTGGGCCAGGCACAGGGTTACTCACTCTTGGCACTGTTGACAATTTGGGCTGTACAGTTCTGTGTTGTGTGAGCTCCCTTGTGCATTGTAGGGTGTTTAGCAGTATCCCTAGCCTCTACTCAGTAGATGCTAATAGCACCCCTTCCCAAAATTATGATAACTAAAAATGTCTGTCCCCAGGAGTGGGGGAGAAATCCTTCCAGTAAGCTCCATTGAGAAGCTGTCTTCCCTGCCTTATTCTAACTTGAGAATTAGACGATATAGAGTGGTTAactaaaggaaaaacaattttgaTATTCCCTGGGTCAGGTACTGTGCCAAGTCCCATGGAtgcaaaggggggaaaaatcagtcttttaaaacaaaagttaCATAAACATCAAGCAGGTGAATTCTATAATAACTTCAGCTGGTTCTATACCACAAAAAGCAGGCTCTATTTGGCTTAAGGCTGTCACCATAGGGTTTGATTACATTCTCTGCCCCATGTAGTTCTCTGAAATCCTTAATGTAGTATCAGAACCATCTGTGAGCCCCCAAAGTACCATACTCTTTTCTTTGGACTTTTATACAAAAtgatttttgcctatattttcttaatcctcactggaggatatttttccattgatatttggagagtggaagagagggagagagagaaacaaatactggttgcatcctgcacataccccaaccagggccagggatcaagcctgcaactgaggtacgtgcctttgaccagaattgaacacgggacccttcagtccccaggttgactgacactctccactgagccaaactgagcaGGACTGTTTTTTGCCTATATTATTTCTAATGCTGAATCTTGCCACTGTGAATGTGTCTCAAGGCCTGGCTGAAAGTTTGACACAGTATTTGTTCCTCAATGGCAGGCTGATTAGTGGGTGCCTTCCTTGTCATGATTATATACTATACAGGTCCTTGTATAAGAATCTACCCTAGTGGACTCGACCCTTTTGCTTCCCCATTCAAGTCAGGCTGAAGATTATCAGTGAGCTGACAACCTTCCATTGTTCACTATTCATTTTTCAGGAAACTAATTCAAGTTGGCTTCAaatcatctcccttcctctttggtaCAGTGGAATCTTACCTTTGGCCACCTCTACTAAAAACTATTCTAAATTCCAGGTTCTCTTAAATTCTCTAGGGACTGGCAAGTGGTTTGAGTCTCCAAGGGGCCTGTCTAGGTCATGGGTATTTGGAGGAACTCATTGTGGTATGTTGGAGAAGGGATAGAAATTTAGGAGCCCAGAGCAATcccagagaactcagaaatctcTGGAAGAGGAACTtcattaatatttgttttctaaaatccATGGGAGGGAACTGCATTCTGGTTGAGGAATATGCCTGTGACTGGCCTACTTGTGTTCATTTGTTCAGTGTATGCTGAGATGCTGAGTATGTTCCAGGCCCTGGTAATATCTTCTGGGGCAAGGCATCAAAGCTCCAACTGTTGtggaatttatatttttgaaatgtctaTTTACAGTATTTGGGGAACAAAAGTTCAGTATGGCTCCAAATAATTTTGTGGCTTCAGGCACCTCCCATAATCCCTCCAGAAATTTAAATGTGAAGAATCTTTAGCAATTCTAAAGTATCCTAAAAACATGCTTGTTTACTGAAGCTTTGTTTTTATAACAGTGAAGCATCTAAAATAAAACTggttcagcccagctggcatggctcagtagtttagcgtcaacctatgaaccatgaggtgagggttccattcctggtaagggcatgtgctcggatcatgggctggatccccactatggggcatgcaggaggcaccccagCAATGATTCTCATCCCTGATGAGATGTTTGTatttctccctctgaaatcaaagtatttaaaaacatatgtaaaataaaaactggTACATTTATACTTGACTATAAAGCAGCCATTGCAATATATATTAGATCTATATTTACTGACAAAGATCTCCAAGACATACTGTTAAGTAGACAAGCACAGAAATTGCCCAACAAACTGATTCCCAATAAGCACCCCAATTATGAAACTAAATTGTGTACAGTAAAATATATAGGTTGAGGGAAAGGACTGGAGGGATGTACACTGTAATCCTAACTGGTTAACTGGAGAAAAGTAGGAATTGTGGGAGAGAAGGGTTAGCTACATACACTATAGATAAAAGGGGTTTCATgtggaattttaaataattttaaaaactagtagCAGAATAAGTAATGCTCTATTAACACCTGGGAGAGGAGCTGTAGGATTTATCTGCTTTAGCTGCAAAGATCAAGAAAAGGCCTGAAATACAATTTGAAGCTTGAGAAGCAAGAGTGAATTCCTGATTAGGCACTGTGAAAGTTGATTTGATCACAGAATGACCCCGTGTGGTGGCCTGCGGGAGCGCAGAGACTGGTGGGTCAGGTGACCGCTCATAGTAGGAGAGAGTAAACCCAGAAGCAACTATGGAAGAGCTCACGGGAATAGGGGAGACCTGAGTCACTGCTGAGTGTTCTCAGACAGGCccggggtgggatggggtggagtgggggttgCAGCGACAGCGGATTGGACAGTCTTTCGGTTGGTAAATTATCCTGGATCACTTTTGGTTTGGTCGACTTATTATGACGTATATCCTTCTAAACAGTGAAATGAATTTAATCCAAAAGCCACGCCTGGGCTGGCTTTAGCTCAGCGGTTCCTTCGCATACAGAGCTTTCTATTCGCAAGTTGCTCACTTGAGCGACAGCGGTTCGAGACCCGCGGGCGCTCTCCAGCCCTTTTGCTGCTGTCTCAGCTTTCATTTTCCCAGTAATCAGCCTTGATTATTTGTTTTGAGATTCCTCCCATGCCCAAAGAATCAAAGCAACTGTGTTTCCAAACGACTTTCAGTTCCCTTTAGAGCAGAAACCAGGACTCCTTGGAGAAACGCCATTATTGAGGCAGGAAATGCAGAGATGAACCCCAGAGTATCTTGTAGTGCTGGAAAATAAGGAAGtgctaacaaacaaacaaacaaacaaacaacctaaggccaaacaaaaaaccttacttttaaaattaattgtggTGTTTAGTAATGCTTGGGCTTTTGTTCCAATAGTTACTATATGATTGTATCTTTTCAAATGTCCTCAAATTCCTTTTCCTTACTGGGgttatattattttgtttgtcagctATATCTTGACTCCCTTCGATTTATTACTTATATtcagttattttcttttcccctttctcgCCTCACTTCTATTTTAGTCATAttgtttttacaaaaaaatttctGTACTATTTTTCTACCCTtgtcattacttttattttagttgGAGAGCTACAACTTAATATATGTAATGCTCACCATCATAATGCTGTCTGCGTTTTCCCCCTTTCCCCATTAAATTCTTAGTTGGATGAGCCCATTCTCTAGTAAATCCTCAAGAGAGGCTTCTGGGCACAGTGTTTTGAGTTCTtggatatttatgtatttatttagtctctttcccttcccccttaATATCTAATCAAGTttctcttagtaattttccatccaTTAATTACTACCCTCTgctcttggtttttgtttttagcaCAATTCTGGgacagaagtttttaaaaattaattcattaattttatcatgcccccacctctctctcctttggcaatcatcagcttgttctctatatctatggctctgttttgtttattcatttgttttggtggtgatgttgttttttattccacctataagtgaaatcatatggtgttcaTCTTCCTCTGTCcaacttatctcacttagcataatatcctcaaaggtccatccatgttgtaaatgATAAgattcaattctttaaaaaaacattttttttattgctgagttatattccattgtatatatgtaccacatcttccttatctattcatctaggttgcttccatatcttggctattaaaaataatgcagcaatgaacacaggtgcatatatcttttcaaattagtgtttttgttttcgtgGATgagtacccagaagtgggattgctggattgtatggcagctccattttaatattttgaggaatagccatactgttttcaatagggctgcaccaatttataatccAACCAAAAATGTATGAGTTTCCTTTTCTACATgtcttcgccagcacttgtttgtttgtttatttattttcaaactgtaagaaagtttacttagaaagccacagaggtagaagtgagtggtagaagaaatgggctcaggaaacaagttacagaggcaaaaaaaGGGGCCCCTTGGAGCTTAAGGGAGAGAAGAGTAAAGGTAAGGAGCctaaggggaagaggaggaggaggggaaaggaccAGCatgctccagggagggagagcacctattgatttattgatgatagctattctgacaggtgtgagatggtatctcactgtggtattaatttgcataatcgctgatggttagtgatgttgagcgtGTTTTCATGCTTTTCGGctatctgtatgttctctttggagaaatgtctattccagTCCTTTGTACATTTTCTAGTTGaattggtttttttgttgttgtttgtatgtgtgtgtttgtttttgtgttaagttgtatgagtttttaatatattttggatattaaccctttgttGATAGATCATTTggaaatatcttctcccatttattAGGCTGTCCTTTTGCTTTGTTAatagtttccttctctgtgcaaaaacttttcagtttgatatggtcccatttgcttatttttgttgCCCTTGCCTaaggagacatatccaaaaagatGCTGCtaagatagatttcagagagtggattgcctatgtttttttttttctaggattttgatGGTTTTAGGTCTTACTTTTAAGTCCTAAATgagttttgagtttattttttttatatggtactagaggcctgttgcacaaaaagattcgtgcaatagaccttcccttcccttggctgctggcactggttttcctccggcacctgggacccaggctttcgcTCCAGCCGGAGGCGCCTCCAAGCCCCTCGCGGCTCCagtggccggagccaccttcagttTTCGCTCCGCCGCTTTGCGCCTACGTAttcaaattaaccgccatctttgttggtggttaatttgcatatctcgctgattagccaatgggaggcgtagcgaaggtacagtcaatttcaatctttgtctattattagataggataagaaagtggttcaatttctttcttttttttcatatatctttctAGTTTTCCCACCATCacttattgaagaggctgtctttaccccactgtatatccttgcctcttttgtcatagattaattgaccatataagtgaggatttatttctgggctagTTCTTGCATATTTGAAACTGATTTTCTATTGCCTTGGAATTTAAAGGATGGATTGCCTGGATTTAAAATCTTGATTCACATATATTTTCCttgagttttttaaaacatttttgttgccctggctggttttacTCAGTGATTAGAGATGGGTCcagggcttgattcctggtccaaggcatgtacctgggttgcaggtttgctcttTGCTCCtgttgggggtgtgtgcaggaggcaaccagtggatatgtctctctcacatcgatgtttctctctgtctctctctccttccctcctcctttcttctttccactctctctaaaaaaaaaatcaatggaaaaatattctcaggtgaggattattaaAAGCATTTTTGCTGTCTTTCTATGTTGTTGTTGGAACTTGATACCAACCTGATTTTCTTTCATAAATGATTTGGTCTTTTTGTCTAAGGCCTAGAGGATTTTCTTTCAAATCTAATTGGTTTTCTAAGATATATCTCAGAGAGTTGACCATTCCATATCAATTTTCCTAGGTTCATGGAAGACTCTTTTAATGTGtagtttcaaattttatttccagaaataaaattattataattttgaatattacatttgttccattatattgtttttcttcttcagggACTATATAATATATGTTGGACCTTCTCTGTATCTAGCACTTTCTATATGATCCTTCTTCCTGTTTCttgattttactttcattttcctgGCTATTTTAATATCTTTCCTCAACGCCAGTGATTATATTTTAAGTAAGATCTCTTCagtgattatattttaaataaactttcttCCTCATGGACATCTTATAATTTACTCCTGTTTTGTCCGAGatgatttgtctttttcttcagTTTCTCCTGATTTGACaaactgttgtcattttttttgtcATCTTTATGTAATATTATGACTGctattttctgttcattttgaaGTGTCTTTATTTTCCAGTTCCAGCAATTGCAAATGAAGCAGACAGTTGGATGCTAGAATGAAGTGCATTTTTTTCCAACTAGAAGGCATTTTTTGGGGGTGGAACCCAAGTTGATATGTGTTCTGACTTTGTAGCATTCAAGCACGGGCTTTCTGTTTCTGGTGCTGATTTTATCTGTCTTCCATTCTTACTAGGCTCCTGCTTCTAAGTaggagacgagagagagagagagagagagagagagagagagagagagagagagagagagagagagagagagagagagaagaagaagaagaagaagaagaagaagaagaagaagaagaagaagaagaagaagaagaagaagaagaagaagaagaagaagaaggggaggggagggggaggggaggggaggggaggggaggggaggggaggggaggggaggggaggggaggggagagattgggaccaggatcaaacccacaacctttcagtatacaggaggatgctccaaccaagtggGCCACAGTGGCCAGAGCTAATCTCTAGTCTTTCCTACATCATCTTGGGCTCTCTTGTATAGCATGGCTTTGAAACTAGATCTGCTGGTCTGGGACATATACTTAACtgtttatatgtaaaatgatATAATATTCTCTGTCTCCAAATTATGCTGTAGCCATAGGAGGTtttattagctttattttttgtttgtttttaggatgGGTGGAAAAATACCAAATTTAGGTGGCTGGCATTATTCCATGGGAATCTGGAAGTCagctcattatttttttctttttcttttttaaaatatatttttattgatttcagagaggaagggagagggagaaagagatagaaacatcaatgatgagagagaatcatttatcagctgcctcctgcacgtcccctactggggattgagctcacaacccagctgtgtaaccttgacctgaatcgaaccagggacccttcagttcgcaggctgatgctatatccactgagccaaaccaggtagggcttattattttttcttaaaaaatttttaattgtggtgAAATATGCACAAcattaaatttatcatttttaaaagtacaatttttaaaagtacagtcaGTAGTCTTAAGTATATTAACATTGTCATGCAACTATCACCACTACCTagctccagaactcttttcatcaaTGCAAAGTGAAATTCTATATCTATTAAATAATAACCCCCACCCAGTCCCTAGCAATCACCattatactttctgtctctatgaacttggggtactctaggtacctcatattaGTAAcaagtagaatcatacagtatttgtctttttgtgacttgtatatttcacttagcataatatgctcaaggttaatccatgttgtagcatgagacaggattttttccttcttaaggctgaataatactctGTATATACCATAGactaaaatatctatatatcatattttgtttattcatgtaTTGATGAAAAACCCACCTCTTGGCCATTGTAGATGTACTGCTATGAAGATGGGTGCACAAATATCTTGTCATGAtactgctttcaattcttttggatatatacccagacaAGGAATGTTTTCCCGTTGCTCAAATCGACTCTTGTATTTTTCAGAAGTGCATTAAATTTTTCCATACTTGAGATTTTTTGCACATTTCTTGGTAACTTTTAAgaatttaactatttttttataaGTAGGATCTTATGTTTCATAAGTAACTTGCTATTGTTTATGGATATGAAGattattgatttttgtgtataaaTTTTGTCCTGGTATTTTACGAGTTGTTTTGTACTTTTCCAACTTATACacttgtatatttttctttctctgattgcATTGAATAATTCCTCCAATGCAATGTTAAATAGTGGTAGAAATAGAAAACCTTGTTCCTGAACTTTATTGTTTCCCTATTAAGTAAGATGAGTCCctaacatgtatatatatatatatatatatatatatatatatatatatatatatatcctatctaataaaagagaaaaatggtaattggcgtacgacgatacccttttcattggctaatcagggctatatgcaaattaactgccaacttagattggcagttaactgacaacaagatggcggttaatttgcatatgtaagcacaatgcagggaggtgaaagggaaagcaggaagaagccccctgcctctgacagtgatcagaaacccaggggggagctaaaagctggggggcagggcaaaggcggccctggagccgcctttgccctgccccccagccatgatcggagaatcaggtgccttttccgccctggccagtgatagcaggaagtaggggtggagccagcgatgggagctgggcacggtcgaagctggcagtcccaggagctaggggtcccttgcctgggcctaaagcggagcccatggtcatggggctgctgccgctgcgggtccccgctgcccgggccggacacctaggccagaggcgttaggcctgggcaggggtggagcctgcaacgcgaggagctgggggtctcctgcccaggcctgacacctctgccggaggcctcaggcct
The sequence above is a segment of the Myotis daubentonii chromosome 5, mMyoDau2.1, whole genome shotgun sequence genome. Coding sequences within it:
- the ZMAT2 gene encoding zinc finger matrin-type protein 2; translated protein: MASSSGTKNLDFRRKWDKDEYEKLAEKRLTEEREKKDGKPVQPVKRELLRHRDYKVDLESKLGKTIVITKTTPQSEMGGYYCNVCDCVVKDSINFLDHINGKKHQRNLGMSMRVERSTLDQVKKRFEVNKKKMEEKQKDYDFEERMKELREEEEKAKAYKKEKQKEKKRKAEEDLTFEEDDEMAAVMGFSGFGSTKKSY